In Lacrimispora indolis DSM 755, a genomic segment contains:
- a CDS encoding carbohydrate ABC transporter permease, which produces MNPKKKKMKLSAGDRIFVAVNVSVMLLVCIAIVYPLYYVVLASFTDPVIVNSGKLLLFPESLYLDGYRKTLSYAPIWSGYWNTIKYTVVGTVVSLVSTIPAGYALSRKDLVGNRVLMFLFTFTMFFSGGIIPLYLTISQLKIYNTIWAMVLPVAVSAYNLIVCRSFFESGIPMELLEAAKLDGCSDFGFFFRIALPLSKTIIAVITLFYATAMWNQFFNALMFLGDENKMPLQVVLRNLVLMNQAGNVGASAAELVAKQKLAEQLKYCIVVVSAFPLLAVYPFLQKYFAKGVTIGAVKG; this is translated from the coding sequence ATGAATCCAAAAAAGAAAAAGATGAAGTTATCAGCAGGCGACAGAATTTTTGTGGCAGTGAATGTGTCCGTAATGCTGCTGGTATGTATCGCAATTGTGTACCCTCTTTACTATGTGGTCCTGGCTTCCTTTACTGATCCGGTCATTGTAAACTCCGGCAAGCTGCTCTTGTTTCCGGAATCCCTGTATTTGGACGGATACAGGAAAACATTGAGCTATGCGCCCATCTGGAGCGGATATTGGAACACGATCAAGTACACGGTGGTTGGCACCGTTGTATCCCTCGTTTCCACCATTCCTGCAGGATATGCCCTATCCAGAAAGGACCTGGTAGGAAACAGGGTGCTGATGTTTCTGTTTACGTTTACCATGTTCTTCAGCGGCGGTATCATTCCTTTGTATCTGACCATTTCCCAGCTGAAAATTTACAATACCATCTGGGCAATGGTGCTTCCGGTGGCGGTATCAGCCTACAACTTAATTGTATGCCGTTCATTCTTTGAAAGCGGAATTCCCATGGAGCTTTTGGAGGCGGCAAAGCTGGATGGATGCAGCGATTTCGGGTTCTTTTTCAGGATCGCCCTTCCTCTATCCAAGACCATCATCGCGGTTATCACACTGTTTTATGCAACGGCCATGTGGAATCAGTTCTTTAATGCGCTGATGTTCCTGGGAGATGAAAATAAAATGCCTTTGCAGGTCGTATTAAGGAATCTGGTGCTGATGAATCAGGCTGGAAATGTAGGAGCTTCTGCGGCGGAGCTGGTGGCAAAGCAGAAGCTTGCAGAGCAGTTAAAGTATTGTATTGTTGTGGTTTCAGCTTTCCCATTGCTGGCTGTATACCCATTCCTGCAGAAGTATTTTGCAAAGGGTGTCACCATTGGTGCGGTAAAGGGCTGA
- a CDS encoding alpha-N-arabinofuranosidase, which produces MANQIIVNAKTEKSTINKMIYGHFAEHLGRCIYDGFYVGENSKIPNVKGMRTDIIDALKKIKIPCLRWPGGCFADEYHWRDGIGPKESRPSMINTHWGGVVENNHFGTHEFFDLCEMLDTEPYICGNVGSGTVREMSEWVEYMTFDGQSPVTELRKKNGRGKPWKLKYFGIGNENWGCGGRMRAEYYADELTRYNLYARDYGDNKLYRIGAGPRGANYKWTEVMMRDAAMFLDAIALHYYTRIGDKVIIEYLPDGNERYLRDSSKSRMSATDFDESQWFGIMKAALFTEELVSKHIAVMDKYDPAKKVALIVDEWGTWFDNEPGTNPGFLYQQNTLRDAVSAGTSLNIFNNHADRIHMTNIAQTVNVLQAMVLTEGNKLILTPTYHVYDLYKVHQDAKLLDFAILSDDYECGGELLKQINGSISKDGKGNINATLVNIDPGHAAEVTCHIADFGMIDVIEGTVLTADTMNIMNTFEQPDQIRPKKFTDFVIEGSTIHIKMPPKSVVLVSVKK; this is translated from the coding sequence ATGGCAAATCAGATTATTGTCAATGCAAAGACAGAAAAGTCCACTATTAACAAAATGATTTATGGACATTTCGCAGAACACTTGGGAAGGTGCATATATGATGGCTTTTATGTGGGAGAGAATTCGAAAATCCCCAATGTAAAGGGAATGCGGACAGATATTATTGACGCATTGAAGAAGATTAAAATCCCCTGCTTACGCTGGCCGGGGGGCTGCTTTGCCGATGAATACCACTGGCGGGACGGCATCGGCCCGAAAGAATCGAGGCCGTCTATGATTAATACCCATTGGGGCGGGGTGGTGGAAAACAATCATTTTGGGACACATGAATTCTTTGATTTATGTGAAATGCTGGATACGGAACCATACATATGCGGCAATGTGGGAAGCGGTACGGTCCGGGAAATGTCAGAATGGGTTGAATATATGACCTTTGACGGACAGTCTCCAGTGACTGAATTAAGAAAGAAAAATGGACGCGGGAAGCCATGGAAATTAAAATATTTTGGAATCGGAAATGAAAATTGGGGCTGCGGAGGGCGTATGAGGGCTGAATATTACGCAGACGAGTTGACCCGCTACAACCTATATGCCCGGGACTACGGAGATAATAAGCTTTATCGCATCGGAGCAGGCCCAAGAGGAGCGAATTATAAATGGACTGAGGTGATGATGAGGGATGCAGCCATGTTCCTGGATGCGATTGCTCTTCATTATTATACCAGGATCGGAGATAAAGTAATAATCGAATATCTTCCGGATGGAAATGAGCGTTATTTGAGAGATAGTTCCAAGTCCCGGATGTCTGCTACAGATTTCGATGAGAGCCAGTGGTTCGGCATTATGAAGGCGGCCCTGTTTACAGAGGAGCTTGTGTCAAAGCATATTGCAGTTATGGATAAATATGATCCCGCAAAGAAAGTCGCATTAATCGTAGACGAGTGGGGAACGTGGTTTGACAATGAACCCGGAACGAATCCAGGTTTCTTATATCAGCAGAATACATTGCGGGATGCGGTTTCTGCCGGAACCAGCCTTAATATATTCAATAACCATGCCGACCGCATCCATATGACGAATATTGCCCAGACAGTAAACGTACTTCAGGCAATGGTGCTTACGGAAGGGAATAAGCTGATCCTTACCCCGACCTACCATGTTTATGATCTGTATAAAGTTCACCAGGATGCGAAGCTGCTTGATTTTGCCATTCTTTCAGATGACTATGAGTGCGGCGGAGAGCTGCTAAAGCAGATTAATGGCTCCATTTCCAAGGATGGCAAGGGAAATATCAATGCAACCCTGGTAAATATTGATCCCGGTCATGCTGCTGAGGTGACATGCCATATAGCTGACTTTGGAATGATTGATGTGATAGAGGGAACCGTGCTTACGGCAGATACTATGAATATCATGAATACATTTGAGCAGCCTGACCAGATCCGTCCCAAGAAATTTACTGACTTTGTGATTGAAGGCAGTACCATCCATATTAAGATGCCGCCAAAATCAGTTGTTCTGGTTTCGGTTAAAAAATAA
- a CDS encoding extracellular solute-binding protein: protein MKRKLAAGILSVSIAASLLSGCGGSKGSSNTADAEKGAVELTAEEQEAVDAGIIQLDGSLPIIKDPAKFEEKYGKIKVLNVGDAQRVTKPEDIEMVKKWTEDTGVSFEWTTIPPENAGEKINLMLTAGNELPDVFWNFEGSQSGITVAQYADQNIFLPTETIVKDYMPNLKKILDDNPSYMMEVQSPDGHMYGFPWIEQMKGLILTPGPFLINKTWLDKVGKDVPATVDEWVDCLKAFRDAGDLNGNGKDDEIPMACWFGQHNQDGFGSYNLFYRFTGAFGNADSYCGGNPYADHLRIIDGKVTFTALDESIKKTAEFFNMLYKEGLLWNGSFENAESAAFKSSLIKEDVARIGSFGVWADQEIVNLDVHDEYVPLPRLEGEAGKTGFALNQSEMQDSSIGAITTDCKFPHLVARFYDYIYGNPEVSIQTNWGAMGYNYVKNDQGIMETPLDENGHIITQDPWTDFGQQRANTTITRTPMAVLDGYYDTVVKYTFDAVKLYEYQVVNGKEDILKEYETIPKVMMTTDEITRLAQVQPTVSNIVDRYIAKWITEGVDDAGWTSYKNELESAGVKDIVDIYQGAVDRAKNAVK, encoded by the coding sequence ATGAAAAGAAAATTAGCAGCAGGCATTCTTTCTGTATCAATTGCAGCATCTCTGCTTTCCGGGTGCGGCGGCTCCAAAGGCAGCAGCAATACAGCCGATGCGGAAAAGGGAGCAGTAGAGCTGACGGCAGAGGAACAGGAAGCCGTAGATGCGGGCATCATCCAATTGGATGGCTCTCTTCCGATTATCAAAGATCCAGCCAAGTTTGAAGAAAAGTACGGAAAGATCAAAGTATTAAACGTTGGTGATGCTCAGCGTGTGACAAAACCTGAAGATATTGAAATGGTGAAGAAATGGACGGAAGATACGGGTGTATCCTTTGAGTGGACCACCATCCCGCCGGAAAATGCAGGAGAAAAGATCAATTTAATGCTGACGGCCGGCAATGAGCTTCCTGATGTGTTCTGGAATTTTGAGGGTTCCCAGTCCGGCATTACGGTTGCCCAGTATGCGGATCAGAACATTTTCCTCCCAACAGAAACAATCGTAAAGGATTACATGCCCAACTTAAAGAAGATCCTGGATGATAACCCATCTTACATGATGGAAGTACAGAGCCCGGACGGTCATATGTATGGCTTCCCCTGGATTGAGCAGATGAAAGGCTTAATCCTGACTCCCGGGCCCTTCCTGATTAACAAAACCTGGCTTGACAAGGTTGGGAAGGATGTTCCTGCAACCGTGGATGAATGGGTCGATTGTCTGAAAGCGTTCCGTGATGCCGGTGATTTAAACGGAAACGGCAAAGATGATGAGATTCCCATGGCCTGCTGGTTTGGTCAGCATAACCAGGATGGTTTCGGCTCTTATAACCTGTTCTACAGATTTACCGGAGCTTTCGGAAATGCGGATTCTTACTGCGGCGGCAATCCATATGCCGACCATTTGAGAATTATTGACGGTAAAGTGACCTTTACCGCATTGGATGAATCCATTAAGAAAACAGCAGAATTCTTTAACATGCTTTACAAAGAAGGACTGTTATGGAACGGTTCCTTTGAAAATGCGGAAAGCGCTGCATTTAAGAGCTCTTTGATCAAAGAAGATGTAGCTAGAATCGGCTCTTTCGGTGTTTGGGCAGATCAGGAAATCGTAAACCTGGATGTGCATGATGAATACGTTCCTCTTCCGAGATTAGAGGGGGAAGCAGGAAAGACCGGCTTTGCCCTGAACCAGTCAGAGATGCAGGATTCTTCTATTGGTGCGATTACAACAGACTGTAAGTTCCCTCACCTGGTAGCCAGATTCTATGACTATATCTATGGCAATCCGGAGGTTTCTATCCAGACCAACTGGGGCGCAATGGGATACAACTATGTGAAAAATGACCAGGGTATCATGGAAACGCCTTTAGATGAAAATGGACATATCATTACACAGGATCCGTGGACAGATTTTGGACAGCAGAGAGCCAATACAACCATTACCCGTACGCCAATGGCTGTATTAGACGGTTATTATGACACCGTTGTAAAATATACCTTTGATGCGGTAAAGCTTTATGAGTATCAGGTGGTCAACGGCAAAGAGGATATTCTGAAGGAATATGAGACAATTCCAAAAGTAATGATGACAACTGACGAGATCACAAGACTTGCACAGGTTCAGCCTACAGTTTCCAATATTGTTGACCGTTACATAGCAAAATGGATTACAGAAGGTGTGGATGATGCAGGCTGGACAAGCTACAAGAACGAACTGGAATCAGCAGGAGTAAAAGATATTGTTGATATTTATCAGGGAGCTGTAGACAGAGCGAAAAACGCTGTAAAATAA
- a CDS encoding carbohydrate ABC transporter permease — protein MRAHRRMMSVFVFILFLLVSLIMLFPVYYLLIGSLQDGQEIFRAGMKFFLKPEDIKWSNYPNLFTYNNGIYPKWFKNSVFYAAAFTVCALSLSSLVGYGLGAYSFKGRNLIFVLVLAVMMIPLEILMLPLYKLIVKIRLINTAGGIIFPFMVAPVAIFFFRQFVSGISQEFMESARIDGCTEFGIFFRIMVPLMKPAYGAMTILLAMQNWNSFVWPLIVLRDSGKFTLTIGIASLINPYSANYDVMIAGSVTAIFPILLLFLFNQRFFIAGLTSGGVKG, from the coding sequence ATGAGAGCGCATAGAAGAATGATGTCCGTATTTGTTTTTATATTGTTCTTGCTGGTTTCCCTGATCATGCTGTTTCCGGTATATTATCTGCTTATCGGTTCTTTGCAGGATGGACAGGAGATTTTCCGGGCAGGCATGAAGTTCTTTCTTAAGCCGGAGGATATAAAGTGGTCAAATTATCCCAACCTTTTTACATATAACAATGGTATTTATCCCAAATGGTTCAAAAACAGCGTTTTTTATGCTGCAGCCTTTACGGTATGTGCCTTGTCACTGTCCTCGCTCGTAGGATATGGTTTGGGAGCATACAGCTTTAAGGGCAGAAATTTGATATTCGTGCTTGTCCTGGCAGTCATGATGATTCCTCTGGAGATATTAATGCTCCCTCTTTACAAGCTGATTGTAAAAATCAGGCTGATTAATACGGCCGGAGGCATTATTTTTCCCTTTATGGTCGCTCCGGTAGCCATATTCTTTTTCCGACAGTTTGTATCCGGAATTTCCCAGGAATTCATGGAGTCAGCCAGGATTGACGGTTGCACGGAGTTTGGTATATTCTTCCGGATCATGGTGCCGCTGATGAAGCCGGCTTACGGTGCAATGACTATACTTCTTGCTATGCAGAACTGGAACAGCTTTGTCTGGCCTCTGATTGTTTTGAGGGACAGCGGAAAGTTTACGTTAACAATAGGAATTGCATCGTTAATTAATCCGTACAGTGCGAATTATGATGTCATGATAGCGGGTTCTGTTACTGCAATATTTCCCATCCTGCTTCTGTTCTTATTCAATCAAAGGTTTTTCATTGCCGGTCTTACAAGCGGCGGTGTAAAAGGATAA
- a CDS encoding LacI family DNA-binding transcriptional regulator has product MASIRDVALKAGVGIGTVSRALNGTGYIAEETKKKILDAVKELEYVPNELAQNLYRKRSGFVGVMVPDLEHPFFAGLTKHIEIELYKHGYKCMICGVDKKFLKQEEYLEMLQRNVMDGLISCVDMAVDTDISNIRRPIVCMDRSWGPDVANIHSDHRQGGRMAAEVLLKGGCRKVVQFMPMPYDNWFFLERHKAFRERMEEEGHKVLEVYTPRDRMIFEYSEWVRRECVRFIEYADGIFADDIAAITCLKVAGEYQIDVPGRLKIVGYDGIPLTRMLHPTIATICQNLPEIAKRCVNTIMQEIEGAKQIELDQIVKISFQEGGTV; this is encoded by the coding sequence ATGGCCAGTATTCGAGATGTTGCGTTAAAGGCTGGAGTTGGAATAGGGACGGTTTCCAGGGCTTTGAATGGAACTGGTTATATAGCGGAAGAGACCAAGAAAAAGATCCTTGATGCGGTAAAGGAACTGGAGTATGTGCCAAATGAATTGGCTCAGAATCTGTACCGCAAGCGCTCCGGTTTTGTAGGGGTCATGGTTCCGGACTTGGAACATCCTTTTTTTGCAGGCTTGACAAAACACATAGAGATTGAACTGTATAAACATGGCTATAAATGCATGATCTGCGGTGTTGATAAGAAATTCTTAAAACAGGAAGAGTACTTGGAGATGCTGCAAAGAAATGTTATGGATGGGCTGATCAGCTGTGTAGATATGGCTGTTGATACAGATATAAGTAATATACGGCGTCCGATTGTATGTATGGATAGAAGCTGGGGGCCTGATGTTGCCAATATTCATTCTGACCATCGCCAGGGAGGCCGGATGGCGGCGGAAGTCTTATTAAAAGGAGGCTGCCGGAAGGTGGTGCAGTTCATGCCCATGCCATACGACAATTGGTTTTTTTTAGAAAGGCATAAAGCATTTCGGGAGAGAATGGAGGAGGAAGGGCATAAAGTGCTGGAGGTATATACTCCCAGAGATCGTATGATTTTTGAATACAGTGAATGGGTGAGGCGGGAATGCGTTAGGTTCATTGAATATGCGGATGGGATTTTTGCAGATGATATTGCAGCAATCACCTGTTTGAAGGTAGCCGGAGAATATCAGATTGATGTACCCGGGAGGCTTAAAATCGTAGGGTATGACGGGATCCCTCTCACCAGAATGTTACATCCAACCATAGCAACCATATGCCAGAACCTTCCGGAAATAGCCAAGAGGTGCGTAAATACCATTATGCAGGAAATTGAAGGCGCCAAGCAAATAGAGCTGGACCAGATTGTGAAAATAAGCTTCCAGGAAGGTGGAACTGTTTAA
- a CDS encoding ABC transporter permease, whose amino-acid sequence MSKNRKETKVMLKSKRDLKGNLRRALACWQLYVLLIPAVIWLLVFAYYPMYGLIIAFKDFKPRMGIINSPWAVPLFKHLQTFFSTSIAMTAIKNTVVISLLSLVIAFPIPIVFALLLNQITQNGARKAIQTISYAPYFMSNVVVVSIITVLFSANGLVNNLIRGAGGQEILFTSSADWFRTLFIGSNIWQTMGFNAIIYIAALIGISPDYYEAAIIDGASKFQRVLYIDIPLILPTIILMLILTVGNIMNVGYEKAFLMQNGTNTVVSELISTYVYKVGLKSAQYSFATAVGLFNALVNFVILLIANFVSKKTSDISIF is encoded by the coding sequence ATGAGTAAAAATCGTAAAGAAACAAAAGTCATGCTGAAAAGCAAGAGGGATTTGAAAGGGAACCTGCGGAGAGCGTTGGCCTGCTGGCAGCTATATGTGCTTTTGATCCCCGCTGTGATCTGGCTCTTAGTGTTTGCTTACTATCCCATGTATGGGTTGATTATCGCCTTTAAGGATTTTAAGCCAAGGATGGGAATCATCAACAGTCCCTGGGCGGTGCCGTTGTTTAAACACTTACAGACGTTTTTCAGTACCAGCATTGCCATGACCGCGATTAAGAATACGGTTGTTATCAGTTTGTTAAGCCTGGTGATCGCATTTCCAATCCCTATTGTCTTTGCTCTTTTGCTGAATCAGATCACCCAAAATGGAGCAAGAAAGGCAATTCAGACGATCTCTTATGCACCCTACTTTATGTCTAACGTCGTTGTGGTAAGCATTATTACCGTTCTGTTCTCAGCGAATGGTCTGGTAAACAACTTAATCAGAGGGGCAGGGGGTCAGGAAATTCTGTTTACCAGTTCTGCCGATTGGTTCCGGACTTTGTTCATCGGATCAAACATCTGGCAGACCATGGGATTTAATGCCATCATATATATTGCGGCATTGATAGGGATCAGTCCTGATTACTATGAAGCGGCAATTATTGACGGGGCATCTAAATTTCAGAGAGTATTGTACATAGATATCCCTCTGATTCTGCCAACGATTATTTTGATGCTGATTTTGACGGTAGGAAATATTATGAACGTAGGTTATGAGAAGGCCTTCCTGATGCAGAACGGAACCAATACGGTGGTGAGCGAGTTGATTTCTACCTACGTGTACAAGGTCGGTTTGAAAAGTGCACAATACAGTTTTGCTACTGCAGTTGGATTGTTTAATGCGCTGGTGAATTTTGTTATCCTGCTGATTGCAAACTTTGTTTCCAAGAAAACCAGTGATATCAGCATCTTCTAA
- a CDS encoding DUF6171 family protein has product MLRGNCFSCLPKGLSDEEYEKILKQYIECMDEEIRTPGDIYEKRLLLCGQCEFLRNGICRLCGCFVALRAAKKFHYCADTPARW; this is encoded by the coding sequence GTGTTGCGCGGGAACTGTTTCTCCTGTTTGCCAAAAGGCCTGTCAGATGAAGAATATGAGAAGATTTTGAAGCAATATATTGAATGTATGGATGAGGAGATAAGGACTCCTGGAGATATCTATGAGAAACGGCTGCTCCTTTGCGGGCAATGTGAATTTCTGAGAAATGGCATCTGCAGGCTATGCGGTTGTTTTGTGGCATTGCGGGCAGCAAAGAAGTTTCATTATTGTGCGGATACTCCTGCCAGATGGTAG